The Megalops cyprinoides isolate fMegCyp1 chromosome 12, fMegCyp1.pri, whole genome shotgun sequence genome contains a region encoding:
- the ero1a gene encoding ERO1-like protein alpha, whose product MDCVMKVMLLLCTLQLLNCKDSGSSSAEQRCFCQVTGHIDDCVCDVESIDAFNNMQLFPKLQRLLESDYFRFYKVNLNKPCPFWADDRHCGSKYCAVKPCKPNEVPDGIKSNSYKYSEEANNALQECEKAEKLGAVDSSLSEETRQALLEWNRHDDEEDRFCVVDDEGSPNSQYVDLLLNPERYTGYKGPEAWQIWNSIYEENCFKPYSVKRPLNPTRAYRENDGKTFYRWLEGLCVEKRAFFRLVSGLHASINIHLSARYLLDDNWFEQKWGHNVTEFQQRFDAELTRGEGPKRLRNLYFLYLIELRALSKVLPFFEQPSFQLYTGQPDQDGRTKDLLVELLHVAKSFPLHFDETSLFTGNKQEAAKLKEDFKLTFRNISKIMDCVGCFKCRLWGKLQTQGLGTALKILFSERQIEALPKSKSSLPSFQLTRQEIVALFNAFGRISTSIRELANFRGLLSKVR is encoded by the exons ATGGACTGTGTAATGAAAGTGATGCTTTTGCTGTGTACTCTTCAGCTTTTAAATTGCAAAGACTCAGGCTCAAGTTCGGCTGAGCAAAGGTGCTTCTGCCAG GTAACGGGACACattgatgactgtgtgtgtgatgtggagAGCATCGACGCCTTCAACAACATGCAGCTCTTTCCAAAATTACAACGGCTTTTGGAATCTGACTACTTTAGGTTTTACAAG GTGAATCTGAACAAGCCCTGTCCATTCTGGGCAGACGACAGGCACTGTGGATCGAAATACTGTGCTGTGAAACCTTGCAAACCA AATGAGGTGCCAGATGGGATCAAGTCAAACAGCTATAAG TATTCAGAAGAGGCCAACAATGCCCTACAGGAGTGTGAGAAAGCTGAAAAGCTGGGCGCTGTAGACAGCTCACTCAG TGAGGAGACCCGCCAGGCCCTGCTAGAGTGGAACAGACACGATGATGAAGAAGACCGCTTCTGTGTGGTTGACG ATGAGGGGTCCCCCAATTCCCAGTATGTGGATCTGCTGCTCAACCCAGAGCGCTACACTGGATACAAGGGGCCTGAAGCCTGGCAGATATGGAACAGCATCTATGAGGAAAATTGCTTCAA gcCATATTCTGTTAAGCGACCACTGAACCCTACAAGAGCTTACA gAGAAAATGATG GAAAGACATTTTACAGATGGCTTGAAG GACTGTGTGTGGAGAAAAGAGCTTTCTTCAGGCTAGTCTCTGGGCTTCACGCCAGCATTAACATCCACCTGAGTGCCAGGTACCTCTTGGATG ATAACTGGTTTGAGCAAAAGTGGGGTCACAATGTCACAGAGTTCCAGCAGCGGTTTGATGCAGAGTTGACGAGAGGGGAGGGGCCTAAACGGCTGCGCAACCTCTACTTCCTGTACTTGATCGAGCTGCGTGCACTGTCCAAAGTCCTGCCTTTCTTTGAGCAGCCCTCCTTCCAGCTGTACACTGGCCAGCCTGACCAGGATGGACGCACCAAAGATCTCTTGGTAGAGCTCCTCCATGTGGCCAA ATCTTTTCCCTTACACTTTGATGAGACCTCTTTATTTActggaaacaaacaggaagctgcCAAGCTCAAG GAAGACTTCAAGCTGACCTTTCGGAACATTTCCAAGATCATGGACTGCGTCGGGTGCTTCAAGTGCAGGCTCTGGGGGAAGCTGCAG ACCCAAGGTCTGGGTACGGCACTGAAGATCCTGTTCTCTGAGCGGCAGATTGAGGCCCTGCCCAAGTCCAAAAGCAGCCTCCCCAGCTTCCAGCTGACCCGCCAGGAAATTGTAGCCCTTTTTAATGCCTTTGGGAG aatCTCAACAAGCATCAGAGAACTGGCGAACTTCCGCGGGCTGCTATCAAAGGTCCGTTGA
- the psmc6 gene encoding 26S proteasome regulatory subunit 10B: protein MADPREKALQDYRKKLLDHKEIDGRLKELREQLKELTKQYEKSENDLKALQSVGQIVGEVLKQLTEEKFIVKATNGPRYVVGCRRQLDKSKLKPGTRVALDMTTLTIMRYLPREVDPLVYNMSHEDPGSVSYSEIGGLSEQIRELREVIELPLTNPELFQRVGIIPPKGCLLYGPPGTGKTLLARAVASQLDCNFLKVVSSSIVDKYIGESARLIREMFNYARDHQPCIIFMDEIDAIGGRRFSEGTSADREIQRTLMELLNQMDGFDTLHRVKMIMATNRPDTLDPALLRPGRLDRKIHIELPNEQARLDILKIHSGPITKHGDIDYEAIVKLSDGFNGADLRNVCTEAGMFAIRADHEYVTQEDFMKAVRKVADSKKLESKLDYKPV from the exons ATGGCGGACCCAAGAGAGAAAGCTCTACAAGACTATAGGAAGAAATTGCTTGACCACAAAGAAATTGACGGGCGTCTTAAAGAGC TGCGAGAACAGCTGAAAGAACTCACAAAGCAAtatgaaaaatctgaaaatgaccTGAAAGCTTTGCAAAGTGTCGGGCAG aTTGTTGGTGAAGTCCTGAAACAGCTAACAGAAGAGAAGT TCATTGTCAAAGCAACCAATGGTCCGCGATATGTTGTTGGCTGCCGTCGACAA CTGGACAAGTCCAAACTCAAACCTGGCACCAGAGTTGCCTTGGACATGACCACATTGACCATTATGAG GTACCTGCCCCGAGAGGTTGACCCCCTGGTGTACAACATGTCCCATGAAGACCCTGGCAGTGTCTCCTACTCAGAGATCGGAGGCTTGTCAGAGCAAATCCGTGAGCTGAGGGAG GTGATCGAGTTGCCTCTGACGAACCCTGAGCTTTTCCAGAGGGTGGGTATCATCCCCCCTAAAGGCTGCCTGCTCTACGGACCTCCAG GCACTGGAAAAACTCTTCTGGCCAGAGCAGTTGCCAGTCAGCTTGACTGCAACTTCTTGAAG GTGGTGTCAAGCTCCATTGTGGACAAATACATTGGAGAGAGCGCCAGGCTGATCAGGGAGATGTTCAACTATGCCAGGGATCACCAGCCCTGCATCATCTTCATGGATGAGATTGATGCCATAG GCGGCCGTCGTTTCTCTGAGGGGACGTCTGCTGATAGAGAGATTCAGAGGACGCTGATGGAG cTCCTGAACCAAATGGACGGGTTTGATACTCTGCACAGAGTGAAGATGATCATGGCCACAAACCGGCCTGACACCTTAGACCCTGCCCTGCTGCGCCCAGGGAGGCTCGACCGCAAAATTC ACATTGAGCTCCCTAATGAGCAGGCCCGTCTGGACATTCTGAAGATTCATTCTGGGCCCATCACCAAACATGGAGACATAG ATTATGAAGCAATTGTGAAGCTCTCTGATGGTTTTAATGGAGCAGATCTGAGAAACGTGTGCACTGAAGCGG GCATGTTTGCAATCCGTGCCGATCACGAGTATGTAACTCAGGAAGATTTTATGAAGGCTGTGCGCAAGGTGGCAGACTCAAAGAAGCTGGAATCCAAGCTGGATTACAAACCTGTATAA
- the styx gene encoding serine/threonine/tyrosine-interacting protein, whose protein sequence is MDGENKLQFPSLPASKEDQLDWAYPMRREMQEILPGLFLGPYSAAMKSKLPTLEKQGITHIVCVRQDIEANFIKPNFPLKFRYLVLDIADNPVENIIRYFPMTKEFIDGSLQTGGKVLVHGNAGISRSAALVIAYLMETFGVKYRDAFSHVQERRFCINPNVGFVHQLQEYEAIYLAKLTIKMMSPIQLGRSFSLQAGMPGSLKRTLEEDEDFGGMQVTAAQNG, encoded by the exons ATGGACGGGGAAAACAAGCTTCAGTTCCCGTCCCTGCCTGCCTCCAAGGAAGACCAACTG GACTGGGCATATCCAATGAGACGAGAAATGCAG gAAATCTTACCTGGCCTGTTTTTAGGTCCTTATTCAGCTGCCATGAAGAGCAAG CTGCCCACCCTTGAAAAGCAAGGGATTACTCATATTGTTTGTGTCAGACAAGATATTGAAGCCAATTTCATTAAGCCAAACTTTCCACTGAAATTTAG ATACCTTGTCTTAGATATTGCCGATAACCCTGTGGAAAACATTATTAGATATTTCCCAATG aCTAAAGAATTTATCGATGGAAGTTTACAAACTGGAG gAAAGGTACTAGTTCATGGAAATGCAGGAATATCAAgaag TGCTGCCTTAGTTATTGCCTACCTTATGGAAACATTTGGTGTAAAATACAG gGATGCTTTCAGCCACGTTCAGGAGAGAAGATTTTGCATCAATCCAAATGTTGGCTTCGTGCATCAGCTACAG GAATACGAAGCAATCTACCTAGCCAAACTTACCATCAAGATGATGTCGCCAATTCAGCTGGGCCGATCATTCTCCTTACAGGCAGGGATGCCAG GGAGCCTGAAGAGAACGCTTGAGGAGGACGAGGATTTTGGAGGCATGCAGGTCACTGCTGCGCAGAACGGATAG
- the gnpnat1 gene encoding glucosamine 6-phosphate N-acetyltransferase — translation MLLDETPLFDPSLLQDLDWSSNTVPFSPPISPSQPGEGLVLRPLHTADLNRGFYKVLSQLTLAGDVTPEQFIKNFEHMKKTGDYYVIVVEDTNIGQIVATATLITEHKFIHACAKRGRVEEVVVSDECRGKQLGKLLVSTLTLLSKKLDCYKITLECAPNNVAFYKKFGYSASDETYMQCRFFE, via the exons ATGTTACTGGACGAGACGCCGCTCTTCGACCCTTCGTTGCTCCAGGACCTGGACTGGAGTAGCAACACTGTGCCCTTCTCTCCACCCATTTCCCCCTCCCAACCAGGAGAAGGCCTGGTCCTCCGTCCCCTTCACACTGCCGACCTAAACCGAG GATTTTACAAAGTGCTGTCTCAGCTCACCCTGGCCGGAGATGTCACACCTGAACAGTTTATCA AGAATTTCGAGCACATGAAGAAGACGGGCGATTACTACGTCATTGTAGTGGAGGACACAAATATTGGGCAAATTGTTGCTACAGCAACACTCATTACAGAGCACAAATTCATCCACGCCTGTGCCAAG agagggagagtggaggaAGTTGTAGTGAGTGACGAGTGCCGAGGGAAGCAGTTGGGGAAACT GTTGGTGTCAACTCTCACCCTTCTCAGCAAAAAATTGGATTGTTACAAAATAACATTGGAATGTGCACCAAATAATGTGGCCTTCTACAAGAAATTTGGTTACTCTGCATCAGATGAGACGTACATGCAATGTCGGTTCTTTGAATAA